The following is a genomic window from Dama dama isolate Ldn47 chromosome 4, ASM3311817v1, whole genome shotgun sequence.
CTGCCTAGTTCTTTGTCAATATCAGTTATGACTTTTAGATTCAAACATCTAATAGAACACTCTCAAATAAAAACCTGTGTGATAAGAAGTGGAGCCCAGTAAGAGCCCTTCCCAGAGcctggcagggaggggctggcacagatGGAGAGCGGCTGCAATGGTGGGTCTTCCCTTTGGGCATCACTCAGCAGCGGCGCTCTGCTTCTCGGGTGATTCAGGCTTCCTCCACAAGCATTCATGCTTGCGGAGCTCTTCACTCCTGTCTCCGCAGGAGATCTCACAGCCAAGAGCAGGCATCTCCCTGGGTCTGCTCTCCAAGCCCCGCAATTCGGCACCCAGCGCTTGTCTGCAGTGGTGATCACCCCTCGCACTTTGCGGCGGGCAGGGCTGGGGTCAGTACCCTGTGTACACGGGTCACTCTGGCCTGCAGCCACACACTGGTTGCCGTGTTCTCCTCCCACAGAGAATGAGGCTCCCCTTCTATCCCGACTGAGCGCCCACCCCGCCCCAGTGACAGGCTTCCCCGGATGTCAGCCTCTCCTCTCTTCCGTCCCCCCACTAGGATCGCAGGTCCCACACTACCTcttctgcttccttctttcttttgtcctACCTGGCTAAGCGGGAACCTTTCTTGTCCTTTTAGGTGTCCAAGGTCCTCTGTTAGTGTTCAGCTGGGCTCTGTGAGGGTTGTCCCGTTTGCACATGTATTCTCGATGCATCTGTAGAGGGAGATGAACTCCACGTCTACCTAATCCTCTGCCATTTTGATCTTTCCGTCTCTGTTTTATTCTTAATCTAGTGAAGGGTTCATCAATGTCATGTAAATATTTAAGGATGTCCACTGAAAATACTAAGTAAAATGACTTGCTATTTGGTATCTTTGAGCTGTGTCTTCTTAGGACACCCAGGGTTTGATGCCAAAGAATCCAGGGTTAGATGTATTCTCAAAAGCAAACCTAGGAATAAATGAAAGATTTCACCTTGGCAACTTATATTTAATGAAAGACTGGGAATATACAAGGGCATGTGAAATACAGAGAGGATGTGAAATACAGCAAGGACATAAAAAAATTGAGACAGTTTCACATAATACAGATATTATGACTgccaaaaaaaaagtactatGAGTCAGCTTGGGAAAAACAATTTCAGGCATTGATATCTGCAGAGAAGTGTATGTTTTTAAGCAAAGACCCACATCGTTTTTGAAATATGCATATTCTCTGAAAGGAAATGTCTAAAATCTGGAAAGGTATCCAGTCTATACTGCAAATACTCATTCAAACTATTCTGAACCTATTAATAGGCTTCGATTAAACATAAATTCAAACATGTCTGAAAAccagatatttaaaaatcaggGGGAAAACTCCCAAAATAAGCAGTTTGAGAGATCGGTAAGCAAGGGGTCATTAGTCTTCCAACAACAGATATATTTTCTCTGTTCCAATATTTGTAATGTTGATAATAATATAAGACACTTAATCCAACCACCAGAGTTCAATACATATCGTGATATGGTTAATATGGAACAACTTTTCATATGTACTAAAATAGGTCAGGCCTTAAGTAAGAGTTCCACCCCCAATAATTGCAAGAGTATTTGTGATGGAGCAAGATGCTACACATACAATGACACTGAGCATAAGGTTGAACAAGTCTCAAACCTGAAGAAATACCAGGGACCTCAATGTTCACACAaggtttttaaaagtaataaatgtCGGAGTATCTTTTATGAACGAACAGGTCTTTATATAAGAGTATTCATATGGGAGAGCAGACTTATAATTGTAGTGAATATGATAacgtttcttttttctcctttttctttgagattttaaaattttaatccagTTCAAATCAGTGTGCGTGGTACATTTCTACTCCTTCACTGCTGAACCTGGGGGCCGAGTCTGCTTCGGCTTTTCTGCCTTCTTGTTGTCCGTGATGACCAAGGTGTAAAGGTATCCGCTGCATCGAAGTGGAAACTTCACATTATCCTTGTTTTTCTTGATCTCGACAGATTTGGCGTCCTTTCGCCCAGCTGTGAGCCGATTGTCCTTGATTTCCTCAGTTTTGCAAGGCATGGCGGCCATGCGTGGTGGTTGCACGGGGAACAGCCGGAGAGAATCACTTGGAGCACCCCGGAAAGTTTCTGATCCGTCTTCAGATCTTACCCGACAGCAGAGGATTCAGAATCCACAGAAAGATAACAAGTGTAATATATGTGGGAAAGTCTTTACTAACTCATCCAATCTAACTAGACACAGGAAAATCCATTCAGGAAGGAAACCTTTTAAATGCACagtatgtggcaaaggcttttTTCGTGGCACTGATCTTACACAACATCAGCGAATCCATACTGGccagaaaccttataaatgtaaggtatgtggcaaagcctttaactgtaGCTCAAGTCTCACTCGACATCAGCGAGTTCATACTGAAGAGAAGCCTTTTAAATGTACAaagtgtggcaaagcctttaaacAGAGCTCAAGTCTTAATCATCACCAGCGACTTCGTACTGGGAAGTCCGACCAATTTAATAACTGCAGTGAAGTCATTACTGGCTGCTCAAGTCTTACTGAACATCAGGTACTTCATACTAGAgaaaagccttataaatgtaaagattGTGGCAAAGGATTTATCAAAATTACGAGCCTTACTCCACATCGCCGAatccatactggagagaaaccttataaatgtaaggaatgtggcaaagcctttacccAAAATTCAAGCCTTACTCAAcatcagcgaattcatactggagagaaaccttatacatgtaaagaatgtggcaaagcctttcgTCAGAGCTCAAGTTTTCAtaaacatcagagaattcatactgaaaAGAAGCCTTACAAATGAAAGGAGTGTGGCAAAGGCATTGATCAGAGCGGTCATCTCACTAGACATTTGAGAgcacacactggagagaaaccctagtAATGAAACAAGTGATGGAAGAGATTTGTCCTAAACATACACCAGAAAACATGAGCGTTTATACAAGAAACACATGGGAATGATGTAATAAGTATGTAGAAAAGTATTTAATCAAAACTTAAATCTAAGTAAATATCAGAGATGGCTTACTAGAAAGCATTTCGTCAATCCTGTTTTCTGAAGTTACTCTGAAGGAGAATTACTGCAGAGAGGAATCCATAGAAACACATAGAAAATTGATAGGTTAGTATGGATCATGAGATGAACGGTTGGTGTTTAGGAAGTTACAGTTATTAGCATTGTATCCTTGTTTAGACTGACATGATTTGAGATTATTTGAAAACCAAAATGAATGTAATTCAACTCTGAAATACTCCATGCTATGCTTTGTTTATAGTGTGTATTCAAACTTTTCCTGATGGTTGCTACCTCAAAGATGAGAGAAGACCTTCTATATTGTGTTGGAACCATTTATATCTAATCTCCATTAGAAGATTAAAGACACAGTAATGTAAAATGTACAATGAACATCTAAATGGAGATGTTTGTTATTGATTTCAAATAT
Proteins encoded in this region:
- the LOC133054828 gene encoding large ribosomal subunit protein eL38-like, translating into MPCKTEEIKDNRLTAGRKDAKSVEIKKNKDNVKFPLRCSGYLYTLVITDNKKAEKPKQTRPPGSAVKE